In the Eremothecium cymbalariae DBVPG#7215 chromosome 7, complete sequence genome, one interval contains:
- the MAP2 gene encoding methionine aminopeptidase (similar to Ashbya gossypii AGL283W): MSEVEIEEVNESIKELEPVDMLNHNDAEEKKKKKKKKKKKNNNNIKNIALLYPDEKYPEGHWMDYHHDFNLARVTDEEKRYLARDKEHEQRWNDMRKGAEIHRRVRKNLQNKLSPGITLTEVVDLVENATRKFTGSDINGDHVDKPMSQGIGFPTGVSLNHCAAHFTPNSGDKTVLKFDDVMKVDFGVQVNGYIIDSAWTVTFNDKYDNLLEAVREATNTGIKEAGIDVRLTDIGEAIQEVMESYEVTIDGKTYQVKPCRNLCGHNIAPYQIHGGKSVPIIKNGDETKMEEGEHFAIETFGTTGRGYVVQGGECSHYAKNTGALPTPNLTRAKALLKTIDNNFGTLPWCRRYLDRLGEEKYLFALNSLVKQGIVEDYPPLNDIPGSYTAQFEHTIILHPHKKEVVSKGDDY; the protein is encoded by the coding sequence ATGTCGGAGGTGGAAATCGAAGAGGTAAATGAAAGTATTAAGGAACTGGAGCCAGTGGATATGCTGAACCATAACGACgctgaagaaaagaagaagaagaagaagaagaagaagaagaagaataataataacatcaaGAATATTGCATTACTCTATCCTGATGAGAAGTATCCTGAAGGCCATTGGATGGATTACCATCATGATTTCAATTTAGCGCGTGTAACAGATGAGGAAAAACGGTATTTGGCGCGAGACAAGGAACATGAGCAACGTTGGAATGACATGCGTAAAGGTGCCGAAATTCATCGAAGAGTGAGGAAGAACTTGCAGAACAAGTTGAGCCCAGGAATAACACTTACAgaggttgttgatttgGTTGAAAATGCTACTAGGAAGTTCACGGGATCAGATATCAATGGTGACCATGTTGACAAACCCATGTCTCAGGGCATTGGTTTTCCTACAGGTGTATCACTAAATCATTGCGCAGCCCATTTCACACCAAACTCCGGCGATAAAACTGTATTGAAGTTTGATGATGTCATGAAGGTTGATTTTGGAGTGCAGGTAAACGGGTATATCATTGATTCTGCGTGGACTGTTACTTTTAATGATAAGTATGACAATCTTTTAGAAGCTGTCCGGGAGGCAACGAATACTGGTATCAAAGAAGCTGGCATAGATGTAAGACTAACCGACATTGGTGAAGCCATCCAGGAGGTCATGGAATCATATGAAGTGACCATTGATGGGAAGACGTACCAAGTGAAACCTTGTAGGAACTTGTGTGGTCATAACATTGCTCCTTATCAAATACACGGCGGAAAATCAGTACCTATTATTAAAAACGGAGACgaaacaaaaatggaaGAAGGCGAACACTTTGCAATTGAAACTTTCGGCACTACAGGTCGTGGGTATGTAGTTCAAGGTGGAGAATGTTCACATTATGCCAAAAATACTGGCGCACTACCTACTCCAAACTTGACCCGTGCAAAGGCGTTGTTAAAAACGATTGACAACAATTTCGGAACTCTCCCATGGTGCCGTCGGTATCTAGACCGATTAGGCGAAGAAAAGTACCTATTTGCATTGAACTCCCTAGTAAAACAGGGCATTGTCGAGGATTACCCACCGTTAAATGACATTCCCGGTTCCTACACCGCTCAGTTCGAACACACAATAATACTTCACCCGCACAAAAAGGAAGTTGTTTCCAAAGGCGACGATTATTGA
- the SHO1 gene encoding osmosensor SHO1 (similar to Ashbya gossypii AGL286C) codes for MTYRTARANDQRNQPHVKHSFSVGNLIGDPFAISTLSITLIAWIIALGGSIPSPQYPTFSWFAIGYQFLVMLCVLIFYLFDLIDYYRTFLASGVAVAFFYTSASLSTVLYQDKPSFAAASAGLTMLSIVDFLWMFYFGADNASPSNRWIDSFSVKGIRPSVVDSSLVLSRARKSYVDRQPALAAFYGGHEAQSQNYMSSTALNGFENADPRASNSFGMGNSGQNQIMGAFDSQGTNTYVTDTTNGNTETTMGDTLGLYSDVGDELISFPYTSRALYAYEADESDAYEISFQQGEILRVGDIEGRWWKAKRSNGETGIIPSNYVELIDDPSML; via the coding sequence ATGACGTACAGGACAGCGAGGGCTAATGATCAGAGGAATCAGCCCCATGTTAAGCATTCCTTTAGTGTAGGGAACTTGATAGGGGATCCATTTGCTATTTCTACTCTGTCTATCACGTTAATAGCATGGATAATCGCGTTGGGAGGATCTATCCCATCACCACAATACCCCACATTTAGTTGGTTTGCGATTGGATATCAATTTTTGGTTATGCTCTGCGTTTTGATATTCTACTTATTCGATCTGATTGATTACTACAGGACGTTCTTGGCATCTGGGGTTGCAGttgcatttttttataCCAGTGCAAGTCTGTCAACTGTTCTGTACCAGGACAAACCTTCCTTTGCAGCTGCATCTGCGGGGCTTACTATGCTGTCGATTGTAGATTTTTTATGGATGTTTTACTTTGGGGCGGACAACGCTTCTCCTTCGAACAGGTGGATCGACTCATTTTCTGTGAAAGGTATCAGACCGTCGGTGGTTGATTCTTCATTGGTTTTATCTCGTGCTCGCAAGTCATATGTGGATCGGCAACCTGCACTCGCAGCATTCTACGGAGGTCATGAAGCCCAATCTCAGAATTACATGTCTTCTACTGCTTTAAATGGTTTCGAGAACGCAGACCCCCGTGCTAGTAACAGCTTTGGAATGGGTAATAGTGGACAGAACCAAATAATGGGTGCATTCGATTCACAAGGAACGAACACTTACGTTACAGATACCACCAATGGTAATACCGAGACTACTATGGGTGACACACTGGGGTTGTATAGTGATGTTGGAGATGAACTTATAAGCTTCCCTTACACCTCCAGGGCACTTTATGCCTATGAAGCTGACGAATCTGATGCCTATGAAATCTCCTTCCAACAGGGAGAAATTTTACGGGTTGGCGATATAGAAGGAAGATGGTGGAAAGCCAAGAGGTCGAATGGTGAAACAGGTATTATTCCAAGCAATTACGTGGAATTGATTGACGATCCTTCGATGTTGTAA
- the SCS22 gene encoding phospholipid metabolism-regulating protein SCS22 (similar to Ashbya gossypii AGL282W): MIEIVPDVLEYKPPFTTSSTEYVTITNKSSDTVAFKVKTTAPKIYCVRPNAAVVAPGEQVQIQVILLGLSEEPAPDFKCKDKFLLITLPAPYELGDSTVAEVWPQLEAEFKQQAVSKKIKVKYLINTQSGKAPVDDLVAEEEPGDVSQNASMNKVNEKAAPVFATTSDDDVPSVNAEKKSSGNTFSLFQDGAPIFNPALVLLAALLALVLGWLYY; the protein is encoded by the exons ATGATTGAAATTGTTCCAGACGTTTTGGAGTATAAAC CACCATTCACTACTTCATCTACGGAATATGTTACCATAACGAATAAAAGCAGTGACACTGTAGCATTTAAGGTCAAGACTACGGCACCAAAGATTTACTGTGTTAGACCAAACGCTGCTGTTGTAGCACCAGGGGAACAGGTTCAGATTCAAGTTATTCTCTTAGGCCTCAGTGAGGAGCCAGCTCCAGATTTCAAGTGTAAGGATAAGTTTTTGCTTATAACTTTACCGGCTCCTTACGAGTTGGGAGATTCTACTGTTGCTGAGGTTTGGCCCCAGCTGGAAGCAGAATTTAAACAGCAAGCTGTCTCCAAGAAGATTAAAGTGAAGTACTTGATAAACACTCAGTCAGGGAAAGCACCCGTGGACGACTTGGTAGCCGAAGAGGAACCAGGCGATGTCTCTCAAAATGCTTCTATGAATAAAGTAAATGAGAAAGCTGCTCCTGTTTTTGCTACTACcagtgatgatgatgttccATCAGTTAATGCTGAGAAAAAGTCATCTGGCAACACGTTTTCTCTATTCCAGGACGGTGCTCCAATATTTAACCCAGCTTTGGTATTGCTTGCCGCGTTACTAGCGTTGGTTCTAGGCTGGTTGTATTATTAA
- the MRP21 gene encoding mitochondrial 37S ribosomal protein bS21m (similar to Ashbya gossypii AGL284C) has product MKFVAHNALWYRSFSACVRATEKHPVFNSKLLNPIHDRISSDTNNISKPNESILNQSFRPNNIFDINTMLSPREDALSSKLTGIQAGRSVSVFNGNTMQALGRLNAVVKSNQIPRDKANQRFYLKPGKAREIRRSQKHRKDFMQGFKRLIEVVKDAKRKGY; this is encoded by the coding sequence ATGAAGTTTGTTGCTCATAACGCTCTCTGGTATAGGTCTTTTTCAGCCTGCGTAAGAGCTACTGAAAAGCATCCAGTCTTCAATTCCAAATTGCTAAATCCAATACATGACCGCATCTCCTCAGATACAAATAACATATCGAAACCTAATGAGAGTATATTAAATCAGAGTTTTCGACCAAACaacatatttgatataaataCCATGTTATCGCCAAGAGAAGATGCCCTGAGTTCTAAGCTTACTGGTATTCAAGCTGGCCGTAGTGTATCCGTTTTTAACGGTAACACGATGCAAGCCCTTGGTAGATTGAACGCTGTAGTAAAATCGAATCAAATTCCAAGGGATAAAGCCAATCAAAGGTTTTACTTGAAACCTGGTAAAGCAAGGGAAATAAGAAGATCCCAAAAGCATAGAAAAGACTTTATGCAAGGTTTCAAGAGATTGATTGAAGTGGTTAAGGACGCAAAGAGGAAAGGTTACTAA
- a CDS encoding uncharacterized protein (similar to Ashbya gossypii AGL285C) codes for MRSSVQSGVLTLLHTACGAGILAMPYAFRSFGLLPGFLIIVFCGFSALTGLVLQSYVSKYVAPRHVSFFELAQISYPELSIVFDCAIAVKCFGVGISYMVVVGDLMPQIVSTFTSNQWLLERTLQITLCMLFIVTPLCFMRKLDSLRYASMVAISSVAYLCVLVVYHFLFPSSDIRQAKGIVSIGFPENNSAASMLSSFPIFVFAYTCHHNMFSIVNELRDNSLTNCVRVVLIAMGLAVSLYTVIGGSGYLTFGDNITGNIVTIYPRSVSSTLARIAIVLLVMLAFPLQCHPARASINNIWCYFSESKIFSPLANEESGLMRHEGSPRTPPSNNEFSISPDWSPLQTSSQPIPTTTTIEGKRFFVITTSILIASYTLAVSVSSFARVLAIVGATGSTSISFILPGIFGYHFVGSEYSAKDIPRNLKILKYLAFALTIWGIIVMFTCLTAAVFFNPTH; via the coding sequence ATGCGATCGTCGGTACAATCAGGAGTTTTAACGCTATTGCATACAGCATGTGGTGCTGGGATATTGGCTATGCCATATGCCTTTAGGTCGTTCGGACTGCTTCCCGGTTTCTTGATCATCGTCTTTTGCGGATTCAGTGCATTGACTGGGCTCGTACTACAGAGCTATGTATCCAAATATGTTGCACCGAGGCATGTATCATTCTTCGAATTAGCGCAGATTAGTTATCCTGAACTTAGTATCGTATTTGATTGTGCAATTGCGGTGAAATGCTTTGGTGTTGGGATTTCATACATGGTTGTTGTAGGAGATTTGATGCCCCAGATTGTTTCGACCTTTACATCAAACCAGTGGCTGTTAGAGCGAACTTTACAGATCACACTTTGTATGCTTTTCATTGTCACACCTTTGTGCTTTATGAGAAAGTTGGATTCATTGAGGTATGCCTCAATGGTTGCAATTTCATCTGTGGCTTATTTGTGTGTTCTAGTTGTATATCACTTCTTGTTCCCATCCAGTGATATTAGACAAGCCAAGGGCATAGTTTCGATAGGATTCCCAGAAAACAACTCTGCAGCGTCAATGTTAAGCAGCTTCCCTATATTTGTGTTTGCTTACACTTGCCACCACAATATGTTCTCCATCGTCAACGAATTACGCGACAACTCACTAACGAACTGTGTACGTGTTGTATTAATTGCCATGGGTTTAGCTGTGTCTTTGTACACTGTCATCGGTGGATCCGGTTATCTCACCTTTGGTGATAACATCACAGGCAATATCGTAACCATATATCCTAGGTCGGTCTCCAGCACTCTCGCCCGTATCGCTATTGTCCTTCTTGTCATGCTAGCCTTCCCACTCCAATGCCATCCAGCAAGAGCATccatcaataatatctgGTGCTATTTCTCAGAATCTAAAATATTCTCGCCTCTCGCAAATGAAGAATCCGGACTCATGAGGCATGAGGGTAGCCCAAGAACCCCGCCCTCGAACAACGAATTTAGCATCTCCCCAGATTGGTCCCCCCTGCAAACCTCTTCTCAGCCAATCCCTACGACTACTACCATCGAAGGAAAAAGATTCTTCGTAATCACTACATCTATACTTATTGCATCATACACCCTAGCCGTTTCCGTTTCCTCCTTCGCCAGGGTCTTAGCAATAGTCGGTGCGACTGGTTCCACCTCAATTTCATTTATTTTACCAGGAATTTTCGGCTACCACTTCGTAGGCTCCGAATACTCTGCCAAAGACATCCCACGAAACCTCAAGATCTTGAAATACCTAGCGTTTGCCCTAACAATTTGGGGCATTATTGTCATGTTCACATGTCTCACCGCTGCTGTCTTCTTTAACCCAACCCACTAA
- the RPL32 gene encoding 60S ribosomal protein eL32 (similar to Ashbya gossypii AGL281C), with amino-acid sequence MAASLPHPKIVKKHTKKFKRHHSDRYHRVSENWRKQKGIDSVVRRRFRGNISEPTIGYGSSKKTKFMSPSGHKTYLVSNIKDLEVLMMHTKSYAAEIAHNVSSKNRVGILTRAKALGIKVTNPKGRLALEA; translated from the coding sequence ATGGCTGCTTCTCTACCACACCCAAAGATTGTGAAGAAACACAccaagaagttcaagcGTCATCACTCTGACCGTTACCACAGGGTGTCTGAGAACTGGAGAAAGCAAAAGGGTATTGACTCCGTTgttagaagaagatttaGAGGTAACATTTCTGAGCCAACTATTGGTTACGGTTCCAGCAAGAAAACCAAGTTTATGTCTCCATCTGGTCACAAGACTTATTTGGTTTCTAACATTAAGGATTTGGAAGTTTTGATGATGCATACCAAGTCTTATGCTGCTGAAATTGCTCACAAcgtttcttcaaagaatcGGGTTGGTATTTTGACCAGAGCTAAAGCTTTGGGCATCAAGGTCACTAACCCTAAGGGAAGATTGGCTTTGGAAGCTTGA
- the ROX3 gene encoding Rox3p (similar to Ashbya gossypii AGL280W): MGTLHNESTIPSYYYYVDPSGPAYEAEQPNPLDDLISVYGLQDISRQVARTNPDGTKAVKLRKSYKNQIQDLSGKFSVIPSRENGRGGEVTPIVFQPINTDMVPQMRKENGKFSQEEWRTMFMNRDHALFEQPMMDWEMCAKVISQFERSYTGEFKNQGFEVDDLAFDLDGSGSNTNGVGGSGGSGGASKSKKRKSKSNGSSMATPNSDIQDDIKRRRLE, encoded by the coding sequence ATGGGTACACTGCACAACGAATCAACAATACCGtcatattattactatGTAGATCCAAGTGGACCTGCTTATGAAGCTGAACAGCCTAATCCGCTAGATGATCTAATATCAGTTTATGGGCTGCAGGATATTTCCAGACAAGTGGCTAGGACAAATCCTGATGGGACGAAGGCTGTTAAGTTGCGCAAGTCGTATAAGAATCAAATACAGGATCTATCGGGGAAATTCTCTGTGATACCTAGTCGGGAGAATGGACGTGGCGGAGAGGTGACGCCAATTGTCTTCCAGCCGATTAATACGGATATGGTTCCACAAATGCGGAAGGAGAATGGGAAATTTAGTCAGGAAGAATGGAGAACGATGTTTATGAATCGTGATCATGCGTTGTTTGAGCAGCCTATGATGGATTGGGAGATGTGTGCTAAAGTCATTTCACAATTTGAGCGGAGTTATACTGGTGAGTTTAAGAATCAAGggtttgaagttgatgattTGGCTTTTGATTTAGATGGTAGTGGCAGTAATACTAATGGGGTTGGAGGTAGTGGAGGAAGTGGAGGAGCAAGCAAGAGCAAGAAACGGAAAAGCAAATCTAATGGATCGTCGATGGCCACGCCGAACAGCGATATCCAAGATGATATTAAGCGAAGAAGATTAGAATGA